One Pseudodesulfovibrio senegalensis DNA segment encodes these proteins:
- the hydA gene encoding dihydropyrimidinase, which yields MSALVITGGTVVTATRTTRADVRVENGRIIEVGPNLNADDAQVMDATGCYVLPGGVDVHTHFDLTVNGLKVSDGFESGTMSALCGGTTTIVEHPGFAEDGSLFTPLADTRTHALNRAATDFGVHGVVSRVDENTPEDLATLVHGGVPSVKVYTTYAGRLNDDQLATVLAAMGRENGLVTVHAENHAAITQLTADLRAKGETTPPAHPASRPGWCEAEAVQRLIALAKAAGNAPLYIVHLSTKAGLEHVRAAKAEGLPVYAETCPHYLLLTDERYERPGSEALQYVMSPPLRTPEDREALWQGLADGTIDTVATDHCCFSLQQKIERGGNNVFDCPGGIPGAETRLPLLWSEGVAKNRLTMNRFVELISTAPARIMGLAPAKGDIAPGADADIVIFDPHAPRTISPEALAHPADYTPFAGMEVPGWPRAVLLRGEVGAREGRFTGRPGMGHYVPRTPDIHRSNARQSQGYQRITEEP from the coding sequence ATGAGCGCACTGGTCATTACCGGAGGAACCGTGGTCACGGCCACGCGGACCACCCGGGCGGACGTGCGCGTGGAAAACGGCCGCATCATCGAGGTCGGCCCGAACCTGAACGCCGACGACGCACAGGTCATGGACGCCACGGGCTGCTATGTGCTGCCCGGCGGCGTGGACGTGCACACCCATTTCGACCTGACCGTGAACGGCCTCAAGGTCTCGGACGGCTTCGAATCCGGCACCATGTCCGCCCTGTGCGGCGGCACCACGACCATCGTGGAGCACCCCGGATTCGCCGAAGACGGCTCCCTGTTCACTCCGCTGGCCGATACCCGTACCCATGCCCTGAACCGGGCCGCCACCGACTTCGGCGTACACGGCGTTGTCTCCCGCGTGGACGAAAACACGCCGGAAGACCTCGCCACCCTCGTTCACGGCGGCGTGCCCAGCGTCAAGGTCTACACCACCTACGCGGGCAGGCTGAACGACGACCAACTGGCCACGGTGCTTGCGGCCATGGGCCGCGAAAACGGGCTGGTGACCGTGCACGCGGAAAACCATGCGGCCATAACCCAACTGACCGCCGACCTGCGCGCCAAGGGCGAAACAACGCCCCCGGCGCATCCGGCCAGCAGGCCGGGCTGGTGCGAGGCCGAAGCCGTGCAGCGGCTCATCGCGCTTGCAAAAGCCGCGGGCAACGCGCCCCTGTACATCGTACACCTTTCCACAAAAGCCGGGCTGGAACACGTGCGCGCGGCCAAGGCCGAGGGCCTGCCCGTGTATGCGGAGACCTGCCCGCACTACCTGCTGCTCACGGACGAACGATACGAACGGCCCGGCAGCGAGGCCCTGCAATACGTCATGTCCCCGCCCCTGCGAACGCCCGAGGACCGCGAGGCCCTGTGGCAGGGGCTCGCCGACGGCACCATCGACACCGTGGCCACGGACCATTGCTGCTTCAGCCTGCAACAGAAAATCGAACGCGGCGGCAACAACGTATTCGACTGCCCGGGCGGCATTCCCGGTGCGGAAACGCGCCTGCCCCTGCTCTGGTCCGAAGGCGTGGCAAAGAACCGCCTGACCATGAACCGCTTTGTGGAGCTGATCAGCACCGCCCCGGCACGCATCATGGGCCTTGCCCCGGCCAAGGGCGACATCGCCCCGGGCGCGGACGCGGACATCGTCATTTTCGATCCCCACGCCCCCAGAACGATTTCGCCCGAAGCTCTGGCCCATCCGGCGGACTACACGCCCTTTGCGGGCATGGAGGTCCCGGGCTGGCCGCGCGCCGTGCTGCTGCGCGGCGAGGTCGGGGCGCGGGAGGGCCGATTCACGGGCCGGCCCGGCATGGGACACTATGTACCGCGCACACCGGACATACACAGATCAAACGCGCGGCAATCACAAGGATACCAACGCATCACGGAGGAACCATGA
- a CDS encoding amidohydrolase family protein — MTLYLKNARYIDSETLKVRSTTLAVEPGPEGAIALINDIPNEDERQPEDRVMDCKNRFVTRSFGCGHHHIYSALCRGMPAPPVIPSNFPEVLQYVWWRVDKRLDRDMVEASALAAALQMARRGVTFCIDHHASPFAVEGSLETVARAFERVGIGHLLCHESSNRDGQDIAEKSLAEHDAYLSSGRHGLVGLHASFTVNDDLLAASVDLADKHETGIHIHVAEDAADENHCEATYNKRVAERLRDFGVLKSPKTILGHCVHFTDEERAIVAESPAWVVSNVESNQNNNVGLTGYGWLQNVMLGTDGMHNDMIRSAKAHHLVCTGTEGIGYDEVYRRFRNVHRYLSQFKGIGDGPNNLVILDYDSPTEITDDNFLGHFIFGLEAAHVNTVIAQGRVIVEDRRSTLVDEQEILAFAREQGFRLWNRLTED, encoded by the coding sequence ATGACCCTGTACTTGAAAAACGCCCGGTACATAGACTCCGAGACCCTCAAGGTCCGCTCCACCACCCTTGCCGTGGAACCGGGACCCGAAGGGGCCATCGCGCTGATCAACGACATTCCCAACGAAGACGAACGCCAGCCTGAAGACCGCGTCATGGACTGCAAAAACCGCTTCGTGACCCGCTCGTTCGGCTGCGGCCATCATCACATCTATTCGGCCCTGTGCCGGGGCATGCCCGCACCGCCCGTGATCCCTTCCAACTTTCCCGAAGTGCTGCAATATGTGTGGTGGCGCGTGGACAAGCGGCTGGACCGCGACATGGTCGAGGCCAGCGCACTGGCGGCGGCCCTGCAAATGGCCCGGCGCGGCGTGACCTTCTGCATCGACCACCATGCCTCACCCTTTGCCGTGGAAGGCAGCCTCGAAACCGTTGCCCGGGCATTCGAACGCGTGGGCATCGGCCACCTGCTCTGCCACGAGTCATCCAACCGCGACGGACAGGATATCGCGGAAAAGAGCCTTGCCGAACACGACGCATACCTGTCCTCGGGCCGCCACGGACTCGTGGGACTGCATGCCTCGTTCACCGTGAACGACGACCTGCTGGCCGCCTCCGTGGACCTTGCCGACAAGCATGAAACCGGCATCCACATCCACGTGGCCGAAGACGCGGCCGACGAGAACCACTGCGAAGCCACCTACAACAAACGCGTGGCCGAGCGGCTGCGCGACTTCGGCGTGCTGAAAAGCCCCAAGACCATCCTCGGCCATTGCGTGCATTTCACGGACGAGGAACGGGCCATCGTGGCCGAATCCCCGGCATGGGTGGTCTCCAACGTGGAATCCAACCAGAACAACAACGTGGGCCTGACCGGCTACGGCTGGCTGCAAAATGTCATGCTCGGCACGGACGGCATGCACAACGACATGATCCGCAGCGCCAAGGCGCACCATCTGGTCTGCACGGGCACCGAGGGCATCGGCTACGACGAGGTATACCGCCGCTTCCGCAACGTGCACCGCTACCTTTCCCAGTTCAAGGGCATCGGCGACGGGCCCAACAATCTCGTGATCCTCGACTATGATTCCCCCACCGAAATCACGGACGACAATTTCCTCGGCCACTTCATCTTCGGGCTGGAAGCCGCCCACGTGAACACGGTCATTGCGCAGGGGCGGGTCATCGTGGAAGACCGCCGCTCCACGCTGGTGGACGAACAGGAAATACTGGCCTTTGCCCGCGAGCAGGGCTTCCGGCTCTGGAACAGGCTGACCGAAGATTAA
- the xdh gene encoding selenium-dependent xanthine dehydrogenase, whose amino-acid sequence MIRLTLNGQPAEYHGDPETSLLSWLRNDMNVTSVKDGCSGQAACGACLVEVDGKAALSCSTPMRKLENAQVVTLDGFPEKLRRTLGRAFVAKGAVQCGFCTPGFLTRTKILLDSNPDPTREQVTKAVRPHLCRCTGYVKIVDAVLEAAAALREDREIEFESAPGIGVSSPKYMAVERALGQKPFVDDLRLDNMVHGALRFSDHPRARILSMDLSRAEKAPGVIRIFTAGDIPGNRNVGLLILDWPLMAAVGETTRCIGDVLAGVVAETEAQARAAVALIDVEYEVLEPLTDMREAENSPIRIHEDGNLLINKQVKRGRDIRTVLDESAYTAKGSFETQAIDHGFLETECCVAEPTERGVRTYSQSQGPYRERHEIAGMLGLPEQDVEVVLVDCGGAFGGKEDMTAQGHAALFSYHLQRPVKVKLSRPESMRMHPKRHPAIMEYEIGCDESGMLTGLYARILGDTGAYASVGGPVMARAATHASGAYHFTDVDIEARAVYTNNIPCGAMRGFGVNQVTFAVEGLVDELCAKGGFDRWQFRFDNALDEGRMVATGQVLGKGVGLRQCLESVRREFEASEHAGLACAIKNCGMGNGLVEESRTFLEINGDGSITLDHGWTEMGQGVHTIAMQVLREAAGLDASVVIHPRVTTASEAIGGPTTASRGTLMLGRAVIEAAKGLREDLKNASLRELAGNRYEGEFICDYTDAEGEPGKIISHISYGFAVNLALLDDAGRLERVIAAHDAGRIMNPKLFQGQIEGGVAMGVGYALYESVPQEKGRLTSEKYMRLGIPKIHKLPKIEVIGVESNDPEGPYGAKGVGEIGCIATAPAIANAFSHYDGRRRCTLPLEQPKTKS is encoded by the coding sequence TTGATACGGCTCACCCTGAACGGACAACCCGCCGAATACCACGGCGACCCGGAAACTTCGCTGCTCTCATGGCTGAGGAACGACATGAACGTCACCTCGGTCAAGGACGGCTGCTCGGGGCAGGCCGCGTGCGGCGCGTGCCTCGTGGAAGTGGACGGCAAGGCCGCCCTGTCCTGTTCAACGCCCATGCGCAAGCTGGAAAACGCGCAGGTGGTGACCCTTGACGGATTCCCGGAAAAACTTCGCCGTACCCTTGGCCGCGCGTTTGTGGCCAAGGGCGCGGTCCAATGCGGATTCTGCACCCCGGGGTTCCTGACCCGCACCAAGATACTGCTGGATTCCAACCCGGACCCCACCCGCGAGCAAGTGACAAAGGCCGTGCGCCCGCACCTGTGCCGCTGCACCGGCTACGTCAAGATCGTGGACGCGGTGCTCGAAGCGGCGGCCGCCCTGCGCGAGGACCGGGAAATCGAATTCGAATCCGCGCCCGGCATCGGCGTGAGCAGCCCCAAATACATGGCCGTGGAGCGCGCGCTGGGCCAGAAGCCCTTTGTGGACGACCTGCGGCTCGACAACATGGTCCACGGCGCGTTGCGCTTTTCCGACCATCCCCGCGCCCGGATTCTTTCCATGGACCTGAGCAGGGCCGAAAAGGCCCCGGGCGTGATCCGCATATTCACGGCCGGGGACATCCCCGGCAACCGCAACGTGGGCCTGCTTATTCTGGACTGGCCCCTGATGGCGGCCGTGGGCGAGACCACCCGCTGCATCGGGGACGTGCTGGCCGGAGTTGTGGCCGAAACCGAGGCGCAGGCCCGGGCCGCCGTCGCGCTCATCGACGTGGAATACGAGGTACTGGAACCGCTCACGGACATGCGCGAGGCCGAAAACAGCCCCATCAGAATCCACGAGGACGGCAACCTGCTCATCAACAAGCAGGTCAAACGCGGCCGCGACATCCGCACGGTGCTGGACGAATCCGCGTACACGGCCAAAGGCTCCTTTGAGACGCAGGCCATCGACCACGGCTTTCTGGAAACCGAATGCTGCGTGGCCGAACCCACCGAACGCGGAGTGCGCACCTACTCCCAGAGTCAGGGACCATACCGCGAGCGCCACGAAATAGCCGGAATGCTGGGCCTGCCGGAACAGGACGTGGAAGTGGTGCTGGTGGACTGCGGAGGCGCGTTCGGCGGCAAGGAGGACATGACCGCCCAAGGTCATGCCGCGCTCTTTTCCTACCACCTGCAACGGCCGGTCAAGGTCAAGCTCTCCCGGCCCGAATCCATGCGCATGCACCCCAAGCGGCATCCGGCCATCATGGAATACGAAATCGGCTGCGACGAATCCGGCATGCTCACCGGCCTGTACGCCCGCATCCTCGGCGACACCGGAGCCTATGCGTCCGTGGGCGGCCCGGTCATGGCCCGCGCGGCCACGCACGCTTCCGGCGCATATCATTTCACGGACGTGGATATCGAGGCCCGGGCCGTATACACCAACAACATCCCCTGCGGCGCCATGCGCGGCTTCGGGGTCAATCAGGTCACCTTTGCCGTGGAAGGCCTTGTGGACGAACTGTGCGCCAAGGGCGGGTTCGACCGCTGGCAATTCCGCTTTGACAACGCGCTGGACGAAGGCCGCATGGTGGCCACCGGACAGGTACTGGGCAAGGGCGTGGGCCTGCGCCAGTGCCTTGAATCCGTGCGCCGCGAATTCGAGGCGTCCGAACACGCCGGGCTGGCCTGCGCCATCAAGAACTGCGGCATGGGCAACGGGCTGGTGGAGGAAAGCCGCACCTTCCTCGAAATCAACGGGGACGGCTCCATCACGCTGGACCACGGCTGGACCGAAATGGGACAGGGCGTGCACACCATAGCCATGCAGGTACTGCGCGAGGCCGCCGGGCTGGACGCTTCCGTGGTCATCCACCCCCGGGTGACCACCGCCTCCGAGGCCATAGGCGGCCCCACAACGGCCAGCCGGGGCACGCTCATGCTCGGCCGCGCGGTCATCGAGGCCGCCAAAGGACTGCGCGAAGACCTGAAAAACGCCAGCCTCAGGGAGCTTGCGGGCAACCGCTACGAAGGCGAATTCATCTGCGACTACACCGACGCCGAGGGCGAGCCCGGCAAGATCATCAGCCATATTTCCTACGGATTCGCGGTCAACCTCGCCCTGCTGGACGATGCGGGGCGGCTGGAACGGGTCATCGCGGCCCACGACGCCGGGCGAATCATGAATCCCAAGCTCTTTCAGGGGCAGATCGAAGGCGGCGTGGCCATGGGCGTGGGATACGCGCTCTATGAAAGCGTGCCGCAGGAAAAGGGGCGCCTGACCTCGGAAAAATACATGCGCCTCGGCATCCCCAAAATCCACAAACTGCCGAAGATCGAGGTCATTGGCGTGGAAAGCAATGACCCGGAAGGCCCCTACGGGGCAAAGGGCGTGGGCGAGATCGGCTGCATCGCCACGGCCCCGGCCATTGCCAACGCATTCAGCCATTATGACGGCAGGCGTCGATGCACCCTGCCGCTGGAACAACCGAAGACGAAATCATAA
- the ygeW gene encoding knotted carbamoyltransferase YgeW, which yields MDKCGIREMIKDLARLDYKNMFANDFFLTWEKSDDEIAATFAVADILRGLREQNISTKVFDSGLGISIFRDNSTRTRFSFSSACNLLGLEVQDLDEGKSQIAHGETVRETANMVSFMADVIGIRDDMFIGKGNAYMHEVSESVQQGHAEGVLEQRPTLVNLQCDIDHPTQTMADTLHLINHFGGVENLRGRKIAMTWAYSPSYGKPLSVPQGVIGLMTRFGMEVHLAHPEGYEVMPEVLEVAERNAVESGGSFVQSNSMEDAFADADIVYPKSWAPFAAMQERTDLYGQGDWDGIDALEKKLLEQNKSHMDWECTEKLMQTTYNGSGLYMHCLPADISGVSCEHGEVEASVFDRYRVPQYKQASYKPYIIAAMIFLSKMKSPADTLYRLLEEEKPRMR from the coding sequence ATGGACAAATGCGGTATCCGCGAAATGATCAAGGACCTGGCCCGGCTGGACTACAAAAACATGTTCGCCAACGACTTTTTCCTGACCTGGGAAAAAAGCGATGACGAAATCGCGGCCACTTTTGCCGTGGCCGACATTCTGCGCGGCCTGCGCGAGCAGAACATCTCCACCAAGGTGTTCGACAGCGGGCTGGGAATCTCCATCTTCCGCGACAACTCCACCCGCACCCGGTTCAGCTTTTCCAGCGCATGCAACCTGCTGGGGCTGGAAGTGCAGGACCTCGACGAAGGCAAATCCCAGATCGCCCACGGCGAAACCGTGCGCGAAACCGCCAACATGGTCTCATTCATGGCGGACGTAATCGGCATCCGCGACGACATGTTCATCGGCAAGGGCAACGCCTACATGCACGAGGTCTCGGAATCCGTGCAGCAGGGCCATGCCGAAGGCGTGCTGGAGCAGCGGCCCACACTGGTCAACCTGCAGTGCGACATCGACCACCCCACCCAGACCATGGCCGACACCCTGCACCTGATCAACCATTTCGGCGGCGTGGAAAACCTGCGCGGTCGCAAGATCGCCATGACCTGGGCCTATTCCCCGTCCTACGGCAAGCCCCTTTCCGTGCCCCAGGGTGTCATCGGGCTGATGACACGCTTTGGAATGGAAGTGCACCTTGCCCACCCCGAAGGCTATGAAGTCATGCCCGAAGTGCTGGAAGTGGCCGAGCGCAACGCGGTCGAATCCGGCGGTTCCTTTGTGCAATCCAATTCCATGGAAGACGCCTTTGCGGACGCGGACATCGTCTATCCCAAAAGCTGGGCGCCCTTTGCTGCCATGCAGGAACGCACCGACCTCTATGGTCAGGGCGACTGGGACGGCATCGACGCGCTGGAAAAGAAGCTGCTGGAACAGAACAAGAGCCACATGGACTGGGAATGCACGGAAAAACTCATGCAGACCACATACAACGGCTCCGGCCTGTACATGCACTGCCTGCCCGCGGACATCTCCGGCGTCTCCTGCGAACACGGCGAGGTGGAGGCTTCGGTCTTCGACCGCTACCGCGTGCCCCAATACAAGCAGGCCAGCTACAAGCCGTACATCATCGCGGCCATGATCTTCCTGTCCAAGATGAAGAGCCCGGCGGACACCCTGTACCGCCTGCTGGAAGAAGAAAAACCCCGCATGCGCTAA
- the arcC gene encoding carbamate kinase, whose product MARKLAVVAMGGNSLIRDPSRKSVEDQYEAVTETVRHIAELIAAGYQVVITHGNGPQVGFIMLRSELARQYAGLHMVPLVSCVADTQGAIGYQIQQALANELRRRGLDGQTATVVTQVTVDPADPGFADPSKPVGEFYEAAEVDELKKLHPDWILKEDSGRGFRRVVPSPKPVDIVETPAVRTLLKDGFHVVTAGGGGIPVIDTDQGLLGVDAVIDKDLATGLLATKLGAPLLVISTAVPSVALNFGTPEQKNLGTVSVDEMQAYLDQGHFAPGSMAPKVQAALDFIRAGGEKVIITDPQTIGKAINDGAGTHIVP is encoded by the coding sequence ATGGCCCGCAAACTCGCAGTGGTCGCCATGGGCGGCAACTCCCTGATACGCGACCCCAGCCGCAAGTCCGTGGAGGACCAGTATGAAGCGGTCACCGAAACGGTCCGCCACATAGCGGAACTCATCGCGGCCGGGTATCAGGTGGTCATCACCCACGGCAACGGACCGCAGGTGGGATTCATCATGCTCCGGTCCGAGCTGGCGCGCCAGTATGCGGGCCTGCACATGGTCCCGCTGGTATCCTGCGTGGCGGACACGCAGGGCGCCATCGGCTACCAGATCCAGCAGGCGCTGGCCAACGAACTGCGCCGCCGGGGACTGGACGGCCAAACCGCCACCGTGGTCACGCAGGTCACGGTGGACCCGGCCGACCCCGGCTTTGCCGACCCGAGCAAGCCCGTGGGCGAATTCTACGAGGCCGCGGAAGTGGACGAGCTCAAGAAGCTGCACCCGGACTGGATTCTCAAGGAAGATTCTGGCCGTGGATTCCGCCGCGTGGTACCATCGCCCAAACCCGTGGACATCGTGGAAACCCCGGCGGTGCGGACGCTGCTGAAAGACGGTTTCCACGTGGTCACGGCCGGGGGCGGCGGCATCCCGGTCATCGACACGGACCAGGGACTGCTGGGCGTGGACGCGGTCATCGACAAGGACCTTGCCACAGGCCTGCTGGCCACGAAGCTGGGCGCGCCGCTGCTGGTCATATCCACGGCCGTTCCGAGTGTGGCCCTGAACTTCGGCACCCCGGAACAGAAGAATCTCGGAACCGTGAGCGTGGACGAAATGCAGGCATATCTGGACCAAGGACACTTTGCCCCCGGCAGCATGGCTCCCAAGGTGCAGGCTGCGCTGGACTTCATCCGCGCGGGCGGCGAAAAAGTCATCATCACCGACCCCCAAACCATCGGCAAGGCCATCAACGATGGCGCCGGAACGCACATAGTGCCCTAA
- a CDS encoding YgeY family selenium metabolism-linked hydrolase: MSALDFEKINELARQYEPDMTAFLRDMIRIPSESCQEKDVVLRIKQEMETVGFDKVEIDPMGNILGYLGTGERLIAFDAHVDTVGIGQRDNWEFDPYEGYENDECIGGRGASDQEGGMASMVYAAKIIKDLGLDKDYTVVMVGSVQEEDCDGLCWQYIVRELGLKPEFVVSTEPTDGGIYRGQRGRMEIRVDVKGVSSHGSAPERGDNAIFRMGKILAELEELHTRLKDDEFLGKGSLTVSEIFYTSPSRCAVADGCSISIDRRLTAGEDKELALSQIRDLPAAREAKAEVSMYTYDTPAYTGLVYPTDCYFPSWVVAEDHPAVQAMAESYRSLFDKAPRIDKWTFSTNGVSITGMFDIPTVGFGPGAEAQAHAPNEKTWKADLVRCAAVYAALPTVYVENN; encoded by the coding sequence ATGAGTGCACTGGATTTCGAAAAAATCAACGAACTTGCCAGACAATACGAACCGGACATGACCGCGTTTCTGCGCGACATGATCCGCATTCCCAGCGAAAGCTGCCAGGAAAAGGACGTTGTGCTGCGCATCAAGCAGGAAATGGAAACGGTCGGCTTCGACAAGGTCGAGATCGACCCCATGGGCAACATCCTCGGCTACCTCGGCACGGGCGAACGGCTCATCGCCTTTGACGCGCATGTGGACACCGTGGGCATCGGCCAGCGCGACAACTGGGAATTCGATCCCTACGAAGGCTACGAAAACGACGAATGCATCGGCGGACGCGGCGCATCCGATCAGGAGGGCGGCATGGCCTCCATGGTCTACGCGGCCAAGATCATCAAGGACCTCGGGCTGGACAAGGACTACACCGTGGTCATGGTCGGTTCTGTACAGGAAGAGGACTGCGACGGCCTGTGCTGGCAGTACATCGTGCGCGAACTGGGCCTGAAGCCCGAATTCGTGGTTTCCACCGAGCCCACGGACGGCGGCATCTATCGCGGCCAGCGCGGCCGCATGGAAATCCGCGTGGACGTCAAGGGCGTTTCCTCCCACGGCTCGGCACCGGAACGCGGCGACAACGCCATTTTCCGCATGGGCAAAATACTGGCCGAGTTGGAAGAACTGCATACCCGCCTCAAGGACGACGAGTTCCTCGGCAAGGGTTCCCTGACCGTTTCCGAAATTTTCTACACCTCGCCCTCGCGCTGTGCCGTGGCCGACGGCTGCTCCATTTCCATCGACCGTCGCCTGACCGCCGGGGAAGACAAGGAACTGGCCCTGAGCCAGATCCGCGACCTGCCCGCCGCCCGCGAGGCCAAGGCCGAAGTCTCCATGTACACCTACGACACCCCGGCCTACACCGGCCTCGTCTATCCCACGGACTGCTATTTCCCGTCCTGGGTAGTGGCCGAAGACCATCCCGCGGTGCAGGCCATGGCCGAATCGTACCGTTCCCTGTTCGACAAGGCCCCGCGCATCGACAAATGGACATTTTCCACCAACGGCGTCTCCATCACCGGCATGTTCGACATCCCCACCGTTGGCTTCGGACCCGGGGCCGAGGCTCAGGCCCACGCGCCCAACGAAAAGACGTGGAAAGCCGATCTGGTGCGCTGTGCGGCCGTATATGCCGCCCTGCCCACCGTGTACGTGGAAAACAACTAA
- a CDS encoding DNA repair protein RecN, with the protein MLELLRIRNLALIEDAELEFSSGMNTLTGETGAGKSFIMRAVDFIMGQRMDRKLVRPGAEKAVVEALFVLPEGDCIIRRELSAETGRSRVFINDKLSSQDAVKELRPKLIIHTSQHGQQKLLSPAFQSEILDTFLPDSSLLDARDAAMAELRSVLEQIEALDRKCEDIAKQREFLEFQKREIEQVNPVPGEEDALEERKGMLKDRERAGECLRKALDCIHGDTNLIDVLSLLSREMDIIARLYPDFEDDRAAVEEFRLRLHELESRLRRDPEDIEEDDSDMTLDDIESRLFKISQLKRKLGRGLGDIAAHFQQICDDLSFLDACSLDRKRLQKRESEVCRTLSEALDALNKARKKAARELCLHIEAELTDLGFSEHVRVEYEFRPVEIHPGVTDYKGRLMWVPNPGQPPQPLDKIASGGELSRFLLALVSLRRGQGGEHLPTLIFDEVDAGIGGLTLNSVAAKLRELADRQQMLLITHWPQLAGRAERHFSIVKEVEGNETFTRCTRLDQDQIREELARMGGGGQQGDALAASLLDR; encoded by the coding sequence ATGCTGGAACTGCTGCGGATACGAAACCTCGCCCTGATCGAGGACGCGGAACTCGAATTTTCTTCGGGCATGAACACCCTGACCGGCGAGACCGGGGCAGGGAAATCGTTCATCATGCGCGCCGTGGACTTCATCATGGGCCAGCGCATGGACCGCAAGCTGGTGCGCCCCGGCGCGGAAAAGGCCGTTGTGGAAGCCCTGTTCGTGCTGCCGGAAGGCGACTGCATCATCCGCCGCGAGCTCTCCGCGGAAACCGGGCGCAGCCGCGTATTCATCAACGACAAACTCAGCTCGCAGGACGCGGTCAAGGAACTGCGGCCCAAGCTCATCATCCACACCAGCCAGCACGGCCAGCAAAAGCTGCTCTCCCCGGCCTTTCAGTCCGAAATTCTCGATACCTTCCTGCCGGATTCCTCCCTGCTGGACGCGCGCGACGCGGCCATGGCCGAACTGCGCTCGGTACTGGAGCAGATCGAGGCTCTCGACAGAAAATGCGAAGACATTGCCAAACAGCGCGAATTCCTCGAATTCCAGAAGCGGGAAATCGAGCAGGTCAACCCCGTCCCGGGCGAAGAAGACGCGCTGGAAGAGCGCAAGGGCATGCTCAAGGACCGCGAACGCGCCGGAGAATGCCTGCGCAAGGCGCTGGACTGCATCCACGGCGACACCAATCTCATCGATGTGCTCTCCCTGCTCTCGCGTGAAATGGACATCATCGCCCGGCTCTACCCGGATTTCGAGGACGACCGAGCAGCCGTGGAGGAATTCCGCCTGCGCCTGCACGAGCTGGAATCCCGGCTCCGGCGCGACCCCGAAGACATTGAGGAAGACGACAGCGACATGACGCTGGACGACATCGAAAGCCGCCTGTTCAAGATATCCCAGCTCAAGCGCAAGCTCGGGCGCGGACTCGGGGACATTGCGGCCCATTTCCAGCAGATCTGCGACGATCTTTCCTTTCTGGATGCCTGTTCGCTGGACCGCAAACGCCTGCAAAAACGGGAATCCGAAGTCTGCCGCACCCTTTCCGAAGCGCTGGACGCCCTGAACAAGGCCCGCAAGAAGGCGGCCCGAGAACTCTGCCTGCACATCGAGGCCGAGTTGACCGACCTCGGTTTTTCCGAACACGTGCGCGTGGAATACGAATTCAGGCCCGTGGAGATCCATCCGGGCGTCACGGACTACAAGGGCCGGCTCATGTGGGTTCCCAACCCGGGCCAGCCCCCGCAGCCGCTGGACAAGATCGCCTCGGGCGGCGAGCTTTCGCGCTTTTTGCTGGCACTGGTCAGCCTGCGGCGCGGACAGGGCGGCGAGCACCTGCCCACCCTGATCTTCGACGAAGTGGACGCGGGCATCGGCGGCCTGACCCTGAACAGCGTGGCCGCCAAGCTCCGGGAGCTGGCCGACCGCCAGCAGATGCTGCTCATCACCCACTGGCCCCAGCTTGCGGGCCGGGCCGAACGGCATTTTTCCATCGTCAAGGAAGTGGAAGGCAACGAGACCTTCACCCGTTGCACAAGGCTGGATCAGGACCAGATACGCGAGGAACTGGCCCGCATGGGCGGCGGCGGTCAACAGGGCGACGCGCTGGCCGCAAGCCTGCTCGACAGATAG
- a CDS encoding GNAT family N-acetyltransferase, whose amino-acid sequence MITVRPAREQDSRLLEAVWHASFMASYATFMPESYVRGVLESDVIGKLARKKWDECFIAEVDGQPGAVMQLTDNYVAELWTHPDHQKKGAASALLDHAEKMAAQRGFDTLTLCTYGRNTQAREFYRKRGFAVHRTEASDRVPDDIVCHKVKRLAG is encoded by the coding sequence GTGATCACGGTCCGCCCGGCCAGGGAACAGGACAGCCGGCTTCTGGAAGCGGTCTGGCACGCGTCGTTCATGGCCAGCTACGCCACGTTCATGCCCGAATCCTATGTGCGGGGCGTGCTGGAAAGCGACGTCATCGGCAAACTGGCCCGCAAGAAATGGGACGAATGTTTCATCGCCGAGGTGGACGGCCAGCCCGGCGCGGTCATGCAGCTCACGGATAATTACGTGGCCGAACTGTGGACCCATCCGGACCACCAAAAAAAAGGCGCGGCCTCGGCCCTGCTCGACCATGCGGAAAAAATGGCCGCGCAACGCGGGTTCGACACCCTGACCCTGTGCACCTATGGCCGCAACACGCAGGCCCGCGAATTCTACCGCAAGCGGGGCTTTGCCGTGCACCGCACCGAGGCCTCGGACCGCGTGCCCGACGACATCGTCTGCCACAAGGTCAAACGCCTTGCGGGCTGA